The following are from one region of the Aequoribacter fuscus genome:
- a CDS encoding ABC transporter ATP-binding protein: MSLLSVSNLRVDFNTRNGHTIAVNDISFAVEKGQITAIIGESGSGKSVACYSLLGLLPQPPASVESGQALFEGQDLLQMSESELRAIRGRDIAMIFQDPMTCLNPFMTIGDQLIEPLVYHKDLSKKDALNRAKELLVEVGIRDPDTTINNYPHEFSGGMRQRVMIAMALINEPKLLIADEPTTALDVTIQAQILKLIAELQTKRDIGVIFISHDLAVVADIADQIIVMEKGHLVERGDREAIFKHAQHPYTQKLLAAIPSSTKQGSSQVLEPLVEIKNLKTYFETPSQTVKAVDDVSFQINKGEILGLVGESGSGKSTIGRSILRLLPITEGTVNFAGTDVTALDKDGLKSMRRRMQMIFQDPYASLNPRMSVYDTLAEPLLLHSIESRKTVEQAVLKLMDDVGLARAFIRKYPHEFSGGQRQRIAIGRALATKPDFIVADEPVSALDVTIQAQILDLMLELGQQYGLTMLFVSHDLAVVRHIADRIIVLYHGKIVEQGSGDALFNNPQQTYTKTLLQSIPGQSLLAS, encoded by the coding sequence ATGAGTTTATTATCCGTGTCTAATCTGCGAGTCGATTTTAATACCCGTAATGGTCATACCATCGCCGTTAACGACATCAGCTTTGCCGTCGAAAAAGGCCAAATCACTGCTATCATTGGCGAATCAGGCTCGGGCAAATCGGTGGCCTGTTACAGCTTACTAGGGCTCTTGCCGCAACCTCCGGCCAGTGTTGAATCGGGTCAAGCGCTTTTCGAAGGACAAGATTTACTGCAAATGTCTGAGTCCGAACTCCGAGCCATACGGGGTCGGGACATCGCTATGATTTTCCAAGACCCAATGACCTGCCTCAATCCCTTTATGACCATTGGTGATCAGCTGATCGAGCCTCTGGTCTACCACAAAGATTTGAGCAAAAAAGACGCCCTGAACCGCGCCAAAGAGCTCTTAGTCGAGGTGGGTATTCGCGACCCCGATACCACCATCAACAATTATCCCCATGAGTTTTCGGGCGGTATGCGCCAGCGAGTAATGATTGCGATGGCGCTAATTAATGAACCCAAGTTACTCATTGCTGACGAACCAACGACGGCCTTAGACGTAACCATTCAAGCGCAGATTCTCAAGCTCATTGCCGAACTTCAAACCAAGCGCGATATTGGCGTGATTTTTATTAGCCACGATCTCGCGGTGGTCGCTGACATTGCCGACCAAATTATCGTAATGGAGAAGGGCCACCTGGTCGAACGCGGGGATCGAGAAGCCATCTTCAAGCATGCGCAACATCCCTATACACAGAAACTGTTAGCAGCAATCCCCAGCAGTACCAAGCAAGGTAGCAGTCAAGTGCTTGAGCCTTTGGTGGAGATCAAAAATTTAAAAACGTATTTCGAAACCCCCTCACAGACAGTTAAGGCGGTCGATGACGTCAGCTTTCAAATTAACAAAGGCGAAATTCTCGGGCTAGTGGGTGAATCGGGCTCGGGTAAATCCACGATTGGCCGCTCAATACTCAGGCTACTGCCTATAACCGAGGGCACCGTCAATTTTGCAGGAACCGATGTGACTGCCCTAGACAAAGACGGGCTAAAAAGTATGCGTCGGCGCATGCAGATGATCTTTCAAGATCCGTATGCCTCACTCAACCCACGCATGAGTGTTTACGATACGCTGGCCGAGCCGCTGCTTCTGCACAGCATTGAATCTCGCAAGACGGTAGAGCAAGCCGTGTTGAAGCTCATGGATGACGTCGGCCTAGCTCGCGCCTTCATACGCAAATATCCGCACGAATTCTCTGGCGGCCAAAGGCAGCGTATCGCTATTGGTCGAGCGCTTGCGACGAAACCCGACTTTATTGTGGCAGACGAGCCAGTATCTGCATTGGATGTGACCATCCAAGCGCAAATTCTGGATTTGATGCTGGAATTGGGGCAACAGTATGGGCTCACAATGCTATTCGTATCGCATGACCTCGCGGTGGTCAGGCACATTGCGGACCGAATTATTGTGTTATACCACGGCAAAATTGTAGAGCAAGGTAGTGGCGACGCTCTGTTTAACAACCCCCAACAGACGTACACCAAAACGCTACTCCAATCGATACCGGGGCAGTCTTTGCTGGCAAGTTAA
- a CDS encoding alpha/beta hydrolase family protein: MKALKISFFTLLMVALGLIGMSVIYAPQGFPEGSTTDQRAALTYYSVGSEAISLRDDSRGTQVNKEVPAKAGREFSGLVFFPDLESPPKQQFPLVIYSHGFSSSHKGGEYLGRYLAGLGFVVAMVDFPLTNMYAEGGPFVRDVVNQPADVSFLIDVLLDRSQRQNDTLSGLIDSDRIGVMGVSLGGFTSTLLAYHPTMGDPRVDAAISIAGPSSLFTDRFFTSRSLPFMMIAGTFDVLVPYQTNAAPIQTKSPDAWLVSIEGGAHTAFSGPTAAFRFLNNVDVIGCWAVLRNTQGDLDEPWYDLLGDESIGIDQQDQPVLCEDPVPNDAMNVVQQQWITQVAVGAFFEMTLSRDARKQGVAREFLANTFASEIAEVQVSTPAAHTISALSGGG; encoded by the coding sequence ATGAAAGCCCTAAAAATCAGCTTTTTTACACTGCTTATGGTCGCTCTAGGCTTGATTGGTATGAGCGTTATATACGCTCCTCAAGGCTTCCCTGAGGGTTCGACGACCGATCAAAGGGCTGCTTTGACTTACTATTCGGTTGGCAGTGAAGCCATTTCGCTGCGCGACGATTCAAGGGGCACCCAAGTGAATAAAGAGGTGCCGGCGAAAGCGGGGCGCGAATTTTCGGGTTTGGTGTTTTTTCCTGACCTGGAATCCCCGCCAAAACAACAATTTCCCCTGGTGATTTATAGTCACGGATTTTCGTCTTCTCATAAAGGTGGTGAATACTTAGGGCGTTATCTGGCAGGCCTCGGTTTTGTGGTTGCCATGGTGGATTTTCCTTTGACTAACATGTACGCCGAAGGGGGGCCCTTTGTCAGAGATGTTGTGAATCAACCGGCAGACGTCTCGTTCTTGATTGATGTGCTACTGGATCGATCGCAGCGACAGAATGATACGTTGAGCGGACTTATCGATTCTGACCGGATCGGGGTGATGGGGGTATCGCTGGGAGGTTTTACCTCAACCCTATTGGCCTACCACCCTACGATGGGAGACCCAAGAGTCGACGCGGCGATTTCGATCGCAGGCCCCAGTTCGCTGTTTACCGATCGGTTTTTCACCTCGCGGTCGCTACCCTTCATGATGATAGCCGGTACCTTCGATGTGCTAGTGCCCTATCAAACCAATGCGGCGCCTATCCAAACGAAGTCGCCTGATGCCTGGCTAGTGAGTATCGAGGGTGGCGCACATACGGCCTTTTCAGGTCCCACCGCCGCATTTCGATTCTTGAATAACGTTGATGTGATTGGCTGTTGGGCTGTGCTACGCAATACCCAGGGTGATTTAGACGAGCCCTGGTACGATTTGCTGGGTGACGAGAGCATCGGTATCGACCAACAAGACCAACCGGTTTTGTGCGAGGATCCCGTGCCGAATGATGCGATGAACGTGGTTCAGCAGCAGTGGATTACCCAAGTTGCGGTGGGCGCCTTTTTTGAAATGACGCTGTCACGTGACGCTCGGAAACAAGGTGTTGCCAGGGAATTTTTGGCAAATACCTTTGCAAGTGAAATTGCTGAGGTGCAGGTAAGCACCCCAGCAGCTCACACTATTTCTGCCCTAAGTGGTGGAGGGTAA
- a CDS encoding prolyl oligopeptidase family serine peptidase, whose product MTKSSKLLAATVLTSALISACSDPVATTNQANSISLQDYPITQKKPVSDVYFGTEVIDPYRWLEDDRSEETGAWVKAQNQVTQAYLQQLPGRDRLRDRLTRLMDYERESAPFIEGDYTYFYRNDGLQNQSVVYRIKNGSTEEEIFLDPNTFSDDGTVSMSSLRFSDDGSMAAYQLSEGGSDWRTIHIIDTATREPVDEVIRNVKFSGISWRGNEGVYFSRYDQPDGSELSAKTDHHKLYYHAIGTPTSQDILVFGADADQKYRYVSGSVSEDNRYLAIYAANTTSGNELYLQDLSAETQALITILDHEGSDTSLVHTEGDTLFFQTNLDAPNTKLARATLSSPTPDAWSDVIPETANVLDLSTGGGYFFAHYMVDAISHITQYDTAGEKVRTIDLPGPGTASGLSGKVGADTLYYTFTNYKTPSTLYSLDPNSGETAVYRASKAQFASGDYESKQVFYTSKDGTRVPMIITHKTGLALNGENPAMLYGYGGFNISLTPSFSSTIAAWLEEGGIYAVANMRGGGEYGKAWHLAGTKMQKQNVFDDFIAAGNYLVEQGYTSHSRLAIRGGSNGGLLVGAVMTQQPDFAAVALPAVGVMDMLRYHTFTAGAGWAYDYGTANDSAEMFQYLLGYSPVHNVRAGVHYPATLVTTADHDDRVVPAHSFKFAAHLQDKQAGDAPVLIRIETDAGHGAGTPTSKIIDQYVDIFAFTLHHLGQK is encoded by the coding sequence CACAGAGGTTATCGACCCCTATCGCTGGCTTGAGGACGACCGCAGCGAAGAAACTGGCGCCTGGGTCAAAGCTCAGAACCAAGTGACCCAAGCTTACTTGCAGCAACTGCCAGGTCGGGACCGCCTGCGCGACCGCTTGACTCGCCTGATGGATTACGAGCGAGAAAGCGCACCTTTTATCGAAGGCGACTACACCTACTTTTACCGCAATGACGGACTACAAAACCAATCGGTAGTATATCGAATCAAGAACGGATCGACGGAAGAAGAAATCTTTTTAGACCCTAATACCTTCAGCGACGACGGCACGGTATCAATGTCTTCACTGCGCTTTTCAGACGACGGCTCTATGGCGGCGTATCAGCTATCCGAAGGCGGTAGCGATTGGCGCACCATTCATATTATTGATACCGCAACCAGGGAACCCGTTGACGAGGTCATTCGCAACGTCAAATTCAGTGGTATCAGCTGGCGCGGCAACGAGGGAGTTTACTTTAGCCGTTACGACCAGCCGGATGGCAGCGAGCTATCGGCTAAAACTGACCACCACAAACTCTACTATCACGCAATTGGCACACCCACCTCGCAGGACATCTTGGTATTTGGGGCCGACGCAGATCAAAAATATCGCTACGTTTCAGGCAGTGTCAGCGAAGACAATCGCTACTTAGCCATTTATGCGGCTAACACAACCTCGGGTAACGAGCTTTACCTTCAAGACCTCAGTGCTGAGACTCAGGCGCTCATCACGATATTGGATCACGAGGGGTCGGATACCTCGCTGGTACACACCGAGGGCGATACGCTGTTTTTTCAAACGAATCTAGACGCCCCCAACACAAAACTTGCGCGAGCGACTCTCAGCAGTCCAACGCCTGATGCCTGGAGTGACGTAATACCTGAAACCGCCAATGTATTAGACCTAAGCACGGGTGGCGGCTATTTCTTCGCGCACTACATGGTGGATGCGATATCCCATATCACGCAGTACGACACCGCAGGCGAAAAAGTACGCACGATCGACCTACCCGGCCCGGGAACAGCTTCCGGTCTATCGGGTAAGGTAGGCGCCGATACGCTGTATTACACATTCACCAACTATAAAACGCCATCGACCCTTTACAGCCTTGATCCCAATTCGGGCGAGACCGCAGTGTATCGCGCATCGAAAGCCCAATTTGCTAGCGGCGACTACGAGTCAAAGCAAGTATTTTACACCTCAAAAGATGGCACCCGCGTGCCGATGATTATTACCCACAAAACGGGGCTGGCTTTGAATGGGGAAAACCCGGCCATGCTCTACGGCTACGGGGGATTTAATATTAGTCTTACGCCCAGCTTTTCATCCACCATTGCCGCTTGGCTGGAAGAAGGCGGCATCTACGCCGTGGCGAATATGCGTGGGGGTGGCGAATATGGCAAGGCGTGGCACCTCGCGGGCACCAAAATGCAAAAGCAGAACGTCTTTGATGATTTCATCGCCGCGGGTAATTATTTGGTCGAGCAAGGATATACAAGCCACAGCAGATTGGCGATTCGGGGCGGTTCAAACGGCGGTTTATTGGTCGGCGCAGTCATGACCCAACAACCCGACTTTGCCGCAGTTGCACTTCCCGCTGTAGGCGTCATGGATATGTTGCGTTACCACACATTCACAGCCGGAGCGGGCTGGGCCTACGACTACGGTACCGCAAACGACTCTGCCGAGATGTTTCAGTACCTTCTCGGTTACTCGCCAGTTCACAATGTCAGAGCGGGTGTGCACTACCCAGCGACACTCGTGACAACGGCCGATCACGACGATCGAGTGGTACCCGCACACTCATTCAAATTTGCGGCGCACCTGCAAGATAAGCAAGCCGGCGACGCGCCTGTACTGATTCGCATTGAAACCGATGCCGGCCACGGGGCAGGAACGCCAACATCGAAAATCATTGATCAGTACGTTGATATTTTTGCCTTTACCCTCCACCACTTAGGGCAGAAATAG
- a CDS encoding DUF2878 domain-containing protein, whose protein sequence is MMPYWRARLIQLNNTTVGNALAFNGFWALACIGQDAALPFTIAALVILVLATPDLGKTSLLAARVATIGLLVDIVLTRSEIFVFSNHAFVPLWLVLLWLGFSTTLVRSLKFLNRHLLLAALFGAIGGPSSYFAGHRFGAVEFGYELIPTLLLLAVIWACLLPLFFTLARQLYNEDLAHVSVHT, encoded by the coding sequence ATGATGCCCTATTGGCGAGCGCGCTTGATTCAACTGAACAATACCACTGTAGGTAACGCCTTAGCGTTCAATGGTTTTTGGGCCCTCGCCTGTATCGGTCAGGACGCTGCGCTGCCCTTCACCATCGCGGCGCTTGTGATTCTTGTCCTAGCCACACCAGATTTAGGAAAAACCAGCTTGCTTGCGGCAAGAGTCGCCACCATTGGCCTATTGGTTGATATCGTTCTAACGCGCAGTGAAATATTTGTGTTTTCGAACCATGCTTTTGTACCACTGTGGCTGGTGCTTTTATGGCTTGGATTTAGCACAACCCTGGTACGCAGCCTCAAATTTTTAAATCGGCATCTGCTGTTGGCCGCCTTATTTGGAGCGATCGGGGGCCCTAGCAGCTATTTTGCCGGGCATCGCTTTGGTGCGGTAGAATTTGGCTATGAACTGATCCCCACGCTGCTACTGTTGGCAGTGATCTGGGCCTGCTTACTTCCTTTGTTTTTTACGCTTGCAAGGCAACTGTATAATGAAGATCTCGCTCACGTTAGTGTTCACACTTAG
- a CDS encoding ABC transporter permease has translation MTDMTLQAEKGTSLWEDAWRRLKKNKLALFGLGLLSSFVLIALLTPWIAPYAYDAQNLDLGATPPSAAHWLGTDIFGRDLLTQIMYGGRISLAVGFVATAVALLIGVTWGAIAGYVGGRVDAVMMRIVDILYALPFMIFIVLLMVVFGRNLLLLFLAIGAVEWLTMARIMRGQVQTLRKQEFVEAAISLGLAPATIIRRHLIPNALGPIIVYTTLTIPSVMLLEAFLSFLGLGIQPPKTSWGLLISYGAETMEEYPWLLIFPGMALTLTLFALNFLGDGLRDALDVRRSAD, from the coding sequence ATGACCGACATGACTCTACAAGCCGAAAAAGGCACATCCTTGTGGGAAGACGCATGGCGTCGACTCAAGAAGAATAAGCTGGCACTGTTTGGGCTTGGGCTTCTTAGCAGCTTCGTGCTCATTGCGCTGTTGACCCCCTGGATAGCGCCCTACGCCTACGATGCACAGAATTTGGACTTAGGCGCAACGCCACCCTCTGCAGCGCATTGGCTTGGTACCGATATCTTTGGAAGAGATCTACTGACCCAGATCATGTACGGCGGCCGTATCTCGCTGGCCGTTGGGTTTGTGGCTACCGCGGTAGCCTTGTTGATCGGGGTGACTTGGGGCGCTATTGCCGGCTACGTCGGTGGCCGCGTTGACGCAGTCATGATGCGTATTGTGGATATCCTTTATGCCCTACCCTTCATGATTTTCATCGTGTTACTGATGGTTGTCTTCGGTCGCAACTTGCTCCTGCTATTTTTGGCCATTGGCGCCGTTGAGTGGTTGACCATGGCTCGTATCATGCGTGGTCAGGTACAAACCTTACGCAAGCAAGAGTTTGTGGAGGCGGCAATCTCCTTGGGTTTAGCGCCTGCTACGATTATTCGTCGCCATTTAATTCCCAATGCGCTGGGCCCTATCATCGTGTACACCACCCTGACGATACCAAGCGTTATGCTGTTAGAAGCCTTTTTGAGCTTTTTAGGCTTGGGCATTCAGCCACCCAAAACCTCATGGGGCCTGCTGATATCGTACGGTGCGGAAACCATGGAAGAATATCCGTGGCTACTGATCTTTCCAGGCATGGCGCTCACACTGACCCTATTCGCACTCAATTTTTTGGGCGACGGCTTGCGTGATGCGCTCGACGTGCGTCGTTCTGCAGATTAA
- a CDS encoding chalcone isomerase family protein, translating into MKTPSGQYEGYQEPVALEIHYLRDIKGSALVTQTVREWESLGLSPETYEPYLKPLESLLPDVKKGDSLTFIVLPGGSNTFYYNGQTLGGLDDPTFGQHFLNIWLSPNTSRPELRAQLLGSNACETLAC; encoded by the coding sequence TTGAAGACACCCTCGGGCCAATACGAAGGCTACCAAGAACCGGTGGCGCTTGAAATCCATTACCTTCGCGATATCAAAGGTTCCGCTTTAGTGACACAAACGGTGAGAGAATGGGAGTCTCTGGGGCTCTCACCTGAAACCTACGAGCCCTACTTAAAGCCACTTGAATCCTTGCTGCCTGACGTCAAAAAAGGGGATTCATTAACCTTTATCGTTTTACCCGGAGGGTCAAATACGTTTTACTATAACGGCCAAACGTTAGGAGGGTTGGACGACCCGACGTTCGGTCAGCATTTTTTGAATATCTGGCTATCGCCCAATACCAGCCGCCCAGAGCTTAGGGCACAATTACTAGGATCAAACGCATGCGAAACTTTGGCCTGTTAA
- a CDS encoding ABC transporter permease, giving the protein MWRFIFGRLLQAVPVIFVVITATFFLVRAAPGGPFDAEKAVIPEVKAALERQYRLDLPLHEQYFAYLGDLMQGDLGPSFKYPGRSINELIESGLPVTAELGAYALLIALIIGGLSGILAALRPNTLQDYIPMSLAMIGICMPTFLLGPLLVLLFGIELDWLPVSGWGDIPGDKLMPSITLGAAYAAYVARLSRAGMLEVLSQDYIRTARAKGLPEWQVVIKHGLRGGMLPVVAFLGPAFAGLLAGSFVVETIFQIPGLGRFYVQAAFNRDYTMILGTTVFLSTLIVLFNLLSDVVAAWLNPRLRAQLSE; this is encoded by the coding sequence ATGTGGCGTTTTATTTTCGGTCGATTGCTGCAAGCCGTCCCCGTTATTTTTGTTGTCATTACGGCGACCTTTTTCTTGGTCCGCGCGGCGCCTGGTGGGCCTTTTGATGCAGAAAAAGCGGTCATCCCAGAAGTTAAAGCTGCGCTCGAGCGCCAGTACCGGCTTGATCTTCCCTTACACGAGCAGTATTTCGCTTACCTGGGTGATTTAATGCAAGGTGATCTCGGCCCCTCATTTAAATACCCCGGACGCAGCATTAACGAACTCATCGAATCAGGTCTGCCGGTAACCGCAGAGCTGGGTGCTTACGCTCTGCTAATTGCACTCATCATCGGTGGCCTTTCGGGCATATTGGCGGCACTGCGTCCCAATACTCTGCAAGACTACATCCCGATGTCTCTGGCGATGATTGGTATCTGTATGCCCACATTCTTATTGGGGCCCTTGCTCGTACTACTGTTCGGCATAGAGCTCGACTGGCTCCCCGTATCGGGCTGGGGCGACATCCCTGGCGACAAACTGATGCCCAGCATTACTCTAGGCGCCGCCTATGCTGCCTATGTGGCTCGTCTATCACGCGCCGGTATGCTGGAAGTCCTCAGCCAAGACTACATCCGCACCGCGCGAGCAAAAGGGCTACCCGAGTGGCAGGTAGTCATAAAGCACGGGCTTCGAGGTGGCATGCTGCCTGTCGTCGCGTTTTTGGGCCCCGCATTTGCGGGCTTATTAGCGGGCTCCTTCGTGGTGGAAACCATTTTTCAAATTCCAGGGCTCGGCCGCTTCTACGTGCAAGCGGCCTTCAACCGTGACTACACCATGATCTTGGGAACAACTGTATTTTTATCCACACTGATTGTTCTGTTTAACTTACTGTCCGACGTGGTAGCGGCGTGGCTCAACCCTCGGCTACGCGCGCAATTAAGCGAATAA
- a CDS encoding peptide ABC transporter substrate-binding protein, with product MIRALVAVCLISLTACMGGESKVEQGNREGVLHYGNGSEPQGLDPHVVTGVPENKIIRTLFEGLAVKNPYTLEPEPGVAQSWDISDDGKQITFHINPNARWSNGDPVTAHDYVWSWRRALDPNMGNQYAYMLYPLLNAEAYATGKLDDAEQLGVQAADDQTLVVTLNAPTPYFIQLMDHYSTFAVHPDTVSKFGGATDRFTPWTRVGNMVSNGPFVLTEWKLNRYIRVEKNPLYWNAENVKLNAVMFYPTENLTSEERMFRAGQLHYTNEVPLDKIPVYKGMDNSPFVQAPYLGTYYYLLNTQKAPMNDVRVRKALSMAVDRDTLVSTVLQNAYVPAYSITPPDTLGYFPPKTFGYDPEQARQLLAEAGYPNGENWPGLELTYNTSENHRKVAVAIQQMWKDVLNIDVSLANQEWKVYLDSVNQMNFQVARRGWIGDYVDANNFLDLFITEGGNNNTGYSDPKYNEIILREAPKAATREERYALFRQAETMLMEEMPIIPIYTYTSKHLIHPSVKGMPSNLMDSLNIRYVWLDPNETLKAE from the coding sequence ATGATTCGAGCACTCGTTGCAGTTTGCTTAATTAGCCTTACGGCGTGTATGGGCGGTGAGTCCAAAGTAGAACAAGGCAACCGCGAAGGTGTGCTTCATTACGGGAATGGCTCTGAACCCCAAGGCCTCGATCCACATGTCGTTACGGGCGTGCCTGAAAACAAAATTATTCGAACGCTGTTTGAGGGTCTCGCCGTCAAAAACCCTTACACCCTCGAGCCAGAGCCCGGTGTTGCCCAAAGCTGGGATATTAGTGATGACGGCAAACAAATCACTTTCCACATCAACCCTAACGCGCGCTGGTCGAATGGCGACCCAGTAACGGCTCATGATTACGTCTGGTCGTGGCGCCGTGCGCTTGATCCCAACATGGGCAACCAATATGCCTATATGCTATATCCCCTGCTGAACGCCGAGGCTTACGCAACGGGCAAACTCGATGACGCCGAGCAATTGGGCGTGCAAGCTGCAGACGATCAGACGCTGGTGGTGACTCTGAACGCACCCACCCCCTACTTCATACAGCTTATGGACCACTACTCGACCTTTGCGGTACATCCTGACACCGTCAGCAAATTTGGTGGCGCGACCGACCGCTTTACCCCGTGGACGCGGGTCGGCAACATGGTGAGTAACGGCCCCTTTGTTTTAACCGAATGGAAATTAAACCGCTACATCCGCGTCGAGAAGAATCCACTCTACTGGAATGCCGAAAACGTTAAACTCAATGCGGTGATGTTCTATCCTACCGAGAACCTCACCAGCGAAGAGCGTATGTTCCGAGCCGGTCAACTGCACTACACCAACGAAGTCCCCTTGGACAAAATCCCCGTTTACAAGGGCATGGACAACTCGCCCTTTGTGCAGGCCCCCTATTTGGGCACTTACTACTACTTGCTGAACACCCAAAAGGCACCCATGAACGATGTGCGCGTTCGCAAAGCGCTCTCTATGGCCGTAGATCGCGATACGCTCGTCAGCACGGTGCTACAAAACGCCTATGTCCCCGCATACTCCATTACACCCCCAGATACGCTGGGCTACTTCCCGCCCAAGACCTTTGGCTATGACCCAGAGCAAGCGCGTCAACTCTTAGCTGAAGCGGGCTACCCCAATGGCGAAAACTGGCCGGGGTTAGAACTTACCTACAACACCAGCGAAAACCATCGCAAAGTCGCTGTTGCTATCCAACAAATGTGGAAAGACGTCCTGAATATTGATGTATCGCTTGCCAATCAAGAATGGAAGGTTTATCTCGACTCGGTCAACCAAATGAACTTCCAAGTCGCGCGCCGAGGCTGGATTGGCGACTACGTCGATGCCAACAACTTCTTGGATCTATTTATCACCGAAGGCGGAAATAACAATACGGGTTACAGCGACCCGAAATACAACGAAATTATCTTGCGCGAAGCGCCAAAGGCAGCAACGCGCGAAGAGCGATATGCCCTGTTTCGCCAAGCCGAAACCATGCTGATGGAGGAAATGCCCATCATTCCCATTTACACCTACACCAGCAAACATTTAATACACCCAAGCGTCAAAGGCATGCCCTCTAACTTAATGGACTCACTTAACATTCGCTACGTTTGGCTCGATCCAAACGAAACCCTCAAGGCAGAATAA
- a CDS encoding lipocalin family protein, with the protein MRNFGLLILCLWLSACTGVPEGVIAINNFDQSRYLGQWYEVARIENRFEKGLHSVTATYTARDDGGINVINQGYSAAEQRWQKAEGKAYFVGSPDTAHLKVSFFGPFYASYVVFKLDPDYRYAFVTGNTKEYLWLLSRTPDVSAQVKQAFLDDAEALGYQLNQLVWVDQQIPKAVQSNPNL; encoded by the coding sequence ATGCGAAACTTTGGCCTGTTAATTTTATGCCTCTGGCTTAGCGCCTGTACGGGAGTGCCCGAGGGTGTTATTGCGATTAATAATTTTGACCAGAGCCGTTACCTCGGCCAGTGGTACGAAGTTGCCCGTATTGAAAATCGCTTTGAAAAGGGGCTGCACAGCGTAACCGCGACCTACACGGCCCGCGATGACGGCGGCATAAATGTTATCAACCAAGGTTACTCCGCAGCTGAGCAGCGTTGGCAAAAAGCCGAGGGCAAAGCCTATTTTGTTGGTTCGCCTGACACCGCGCACCTGAAAGTTTCCTTTTTTGGTCCCTTTTATGCGTCTTATGTCGTGTTCAAGCTGGATCCTGACTATCGCTACGCCTTCGTCACGGGCAATACCAAAGAGTATTTGTGGTTATTATCCCGCACCCCCGACGTGAGCGCCCAAGTAAAACAAGCCTTTCTAGACGATGCCGAAGCGCTTGGATATCAGCTGAATCAGCTGGTGTGGGTCGACCAACAAATACCCAAAGCCGTTCAGTCAAATCCCAATTTGTGA